One Vibrio sp. CDRSL-10 TSBA genomic region harbors:
- the greB gene encoding transcription elongation factor GreB: MKTKLITREGFNKLKKEHDFLWNERRPEVTKIVTWAASLGDRSENADYTFNKRLLRQIDRRVRFLRKLLPELTIVDYSPQQDGKVFFGAWVEIENEAGEMKKFRIVGPEEIYGDEVKNYISIDSPMARALLKKEVDDEFVVTTPSGDKVWFINSIEYEIDA; the protein is encoded by the coding sequence ATGAAAACGAAACTTATTACTCGCGAAGGGTTTAATAAACTCAAAAAAGAGCATGATTTTCTCTGGAATGAACGGCGTCCGGAGGTCACAAAAATTGTGACATGGGCCGCAAGCCTGGGTGATCGCTCTGAAAATGCTGATTACACTTTCAACAAACGACTGCTGCGCCAGATCGATCGCCGTGTGCGTTTCCTGCGTAAATTGCTGCCGGAACTGACTATAGTTGACTACTCACCGCAGCAGGATGGCAAGGTGTTTTTTGGCGCCTGGGTGGAGATTGAAAACGAAGCCGGAGAGATGAAAAAGTTTCGAATCGTCGGTCCGGAAGAAATTTATGGTGATGAGGTCAAAAATTACATATCAATTGACTCACCAATGGCGCGTGCGCTGCTTAAAAAAGAGGTGGATGATGAATTTGTCGTCACGACACCAAGTGGCGATAAAGTCTGGTTCATCAATAGCATTGAGTATGAAATCGATGCATAG